A single genomic interval of Lathyrus oleraceus cultivar Zhongwan6 chromosome 7, CAAS_Psat_ZW6_1.0, whole genome shotgun sequence harbors:
- the LOC127108291 gene encoding L-ascorbate oxidase homolog, whose translation MNLVLSLFSFCSIFYLVAAEDPYRFFDWNVTYGDIYPLGVKQQGILINGQFPGPEIYAVTNDNLIINVHNSLPEPFLLSWNGVQQRRNSFQDGVYGTTCPIPPGKNFTYKLQVKDQIGSFFYFPSLAFHKAAGGFGSIKILSRPLIPVPFPNPADDFTVLIGDWYKLNHTILRRFLDLGHRLPLPQAVLINGRANWTTFTVEQGKTYRLRISNVGLENTLNFRIQDHTMKLVEVEGTHTLQTSYSSIDVHVGQSYSVLITADQAPKDFHIVASTRFTEKILTSTAVLHYSNSQGSLSGVIPGGPTEIDWSIQQARSIRTNLTASGPRPNPQGSYHYGTINISRTIKLMSSATIVNGKQRYAVNSVSFVPADTPLKLADYFKIDGVFKVGSIPDSPSGKSTHLDTSVMGADFRSFVEIVFQNRESIVQSWHIDGYSFWVVGMDGGTWTPNSRNQYNLQDAVSRSTTQVYPRSWTAIYMALDNVGMWNIRSEFWARQYLGQQFYLRVYSDAGSIRDEYLIPENALLCGKALGRKTTPL comes from the exons ATGAACCTCGTACTTTCTTTGTTCAGTTTCTGCTCTATCTTTTATCTTGTTGCTGCTGAAGATCCTTATAGATTCTTCGACTGGAATGTTACCTATGGTGACATTTATCCTCTCGGAGTTAAACAACAG GGTATTCTTATCAATGGTCAGTTTCCAGGACCTGAAATTTACGCTGTAACCAATGATAATTTGATCATCAATGTACATAATAGCTTGCCCGAGCCATTTCTTCTCTCATG GAACGGTGTTCAACAAAGAAGAAACTCTTTTCAAGATGGAGTTTATGGTACAACATGTCCCATTCCTCCTGGTAAAAACTTCACATACAAACTTCAAGTCAAAGATCAAATTGGAAGCTTCTTCTATTTTCCATCTCTTGCTTTCCACAAAGCTGCTGGTGGTTTTGGATCCATCAAAATCCTTAGCAGACCATTGATTCCTGTTCCATTCCCTAATCCAGCTGATGATTTCACCGTCCTCATCGGTGATTGGTACAAACTCAATCACACG ATCCTGAGGAGATTTCTTGATTTGGGACACAGACTTCCACTTCCTCAAGCTGTTCTTATCAACGGTCGCGCAAATTGGACAACATTCACAGTTGAACAAG GAAAAACGTATCGGCTTAGAATATCGAATGTTGGATTAGAAAACACACTCAATTTTAGGATTCAAGATCATACTATGAAATTGGTTGAAGTCGAGGGAACTCACACTCTGCAAACATCATATTCATCTATAGATGTTCATGTTGGACAATCTTATTCCGTGCTTATCACGGCTGATCAAGCACCTAAGGATTTCCACATTGTTGCTTCCACTCGATTCACCGAAAAGATCCTCACGAGTACTGCAGTACTTCACTATAGCAACTCACAAGGATCTCTTTCGGGCGTCATTCCTGGTGGACCAACCGAGATCGACTGGTCCATCCAACAAGCGCGATCAATCAG GACGAATCTTACTGCGAGTGGACCAAGGCCTAACCCACAAGGTTCGTACCACTACGGTACGATAAACATTAGTAGAACAATCAAGTTAATGAGCTCGGCCACAATCGTGAATGGTAAGCAAAGATACGCGGTCAACAGTGTTTCTTTCGTACCCGCCGACACTCCTCTGAAGTTGGCCGATTACTTCAAGATTGACGGAGTTTTCAAAGTTGGAAGCATCCCAGATAGCCCTTCCGGTAAATCAACTCATCTCGATACTTCAGTCATGGGTGCTGATTTCCGTTCCTTCGTTGAAATCGTGTTTCAAAACCGTGAAAGTATAGTCCAAAGTTGGCACATTGATGGATACTCATTTTGGGTCGTAGG AATGGACGGTGGTACGTGGACGCCTAATAGTCGTAACCAATACAACCTCCAAGACGCGGTGTCTAGGAGCACAACACAG GTATATCCTAGGTCATGGACTGCAATTTATATGGCACTAGACAATGTGGGAATGTGGAACATTAGGAGTGAATTTTGGGCACGACAATATCTTGGACAACAATTCTATTTGAGGGTATATTCAGATGCTGGATCCATTAGAGATGAATATCTAATTCCAGAAAATGCTCTTCTTTGTGGCAAAGCATTGGGGAGAAAAACTACACCATTATGA